DNA from Variovorax sp. PBL-H6:
CCGTGCTGGGCTTCGATGTGCTCTTTGCCGAGCCCGACACCAGTTCGGGGCTGCCAGTTCTCCGCCAGCTCGCCGCCGGACCCTGGCACGATGATCCGAAGTTCGCCGCCGAGGTCGAGCGGCTCGCACCACGGCTCGACCACGATGCCTTGTTCGCGAAGGCGCTTGCCGGTCGACGCGTGGCGCTCGGCTACTACTTCACCCAAGCGGCGGAGGCGCGCGCCACCGGTCGGCTACCGATGCCGGCGCTGGCGCCCCAGGCCTTTCCTCGGGAGCTGAACAATGCGGCGCGCTGGAACGGCTTCGGCGCCAACATCCCGCTCCTGGCGACGGCTGCGCCGGCAGCCGGCTTCTTCAATGTCGTGCTCGATTCAAGCGAGGATGGGGTCGTGCGCTCGGTGCCGCTGCTCGCACGGTACGACGGCCCAGACGCGCGCCCTGGCTACTACGCGTCGCTCGCGCTGGTCGTGCACCGGTTGATCGAAGGATCGCCGTCCGCACTGACGCCCGTATTCGCACCGGCCGTCAGCTCGACCGATTCTCCGGCGTTCGAAGCCCTGCAGCTCGGCGCGGGCGAGTCCCGGCTGAGCGTGCCGATCGACCAGAGCGCCAGCATGCTCGTGCCCTTCCGCGGCCCCGGCGGTGCGCGCGGTGGCTCCTTCCGCTACTTGGCGGCGGCCCAGGTGCTGGCCGGCGCGCTCGCCCCCCGCGAGCTCGAAGGCAAGGTGGTGCTGATCGGCACCACCGCGCCCGGCCTGCAGGACCTGCGATCGACGCCCGTCGGCGCCGTTTTTCCTGGCGTGGAAGTGCACGCCAACATCATCTCGGGCCTGCTGGACCATCGCCTGTTCGTGGTGCCCGACTACGCGGCCGGGTACGAGCTTGTCACAGTGCTCGCCGCGGGGCTGCTGCTGGCGATCGGGCTGTCGCTGTTGTCCGCGCCGCGGGCCTTCCTGCTCGGCGCGCTCACTGCTGCTGCGTTGGCCGGGCTGAACAGCTGGCTCTACCTCGATGCCGGGCTGGTGCTGCCGCTGGCGGCCGGGCTCGTCATGGTGCCGCTCGCCTTCGCGTTCAGCATGAGCTGGGGCTACTTCGTCGAGGCTCGCGCCAGTCGCAGCCTGGCCGAGCTCTTTGGCACTTATGTGCCGCCGCAGCTGGTCGAGGAGATGCGCGCGGATCCCACCCGTTACAGCATGCGCGCGCAGGGCAAGCAGCTCACCGTGATGTTCTGCGACATGCGCGGCTTTACCCGGCTGTCGGAACAGATGGCGCCCGTCGAGCTGCAGGCCTTCCTGAATGCCGTCTTCAGCCGCCTGACCCACATCATCAGTGCGCAGCGGGGCACCATCGACAAGTACATGGGCGACTGCGTCATGGCGTTCTGGGGCGCACCGGTCGACACGCCCGGCCATGCCGCGCTTGCCGTCGAGGCCGCCCTGCAAATGGCAGCCGCCGTACGAGAGATCAACGGCACGCGAAGCGACAGTGGACGGCCGGAGATCAGCGTCGGCATCGGCATCAATACCGGCCTCATGAGCGTCGGGGACATGGGCTCCGCCGTGCGGCGCAGCTACACCGTTGTCGGCGATGCGGTCAACCTCGCTTCGCGGCTCGAAGGATTGAGCAGCCATTACGGCATCGAGATCGTCGCCAGCGCCGCCACCCAGAGCGCCGCCCCCAACTTCGTCTGGCAGGAACTCGACCTGGTGCGCGTCAAGGGCAAGGCCAGGGCCGTACGGATCTTCGCGCCCTTGGCCCTGATGGGCGATCTGGCAAAGGGGTCGCACGAGGCGCTCGTGCAATGGGCTCGTACACTGGACGCTTACCGCGCGCAGGATTGGCATCGAGCGCAACACCTGCTGGCGCCGCTGCTCGCTGCCGATGCCAAAAAAGTCCTTTACCAGTTGTACGCCGAACGTTTAGCCTCGCTGGCGTTGCGGCCCAAGGACCCCGACTGGGACGGCGCAACCCGGTTCGACAGCAAATAGAAATTAAGGGCTCTCGCAAAATGCAGGTGCGCGTGTTGGGGTGCTCGGGCGCCATCGCCAAGGAC
Protein-coding regions in this window:
- a CDS encoding CHASE2 domain-containing protein; amino-acid sequence: MNGLRRHGARIAITLLPVALMLLHAAGVWRLPPLVRLDQFIYDARLRATMPGTLDPRIVIVDIDEPSLQQLGQWPWSRDKLARLTDELMGRQRAAVLGFDVLFAEPDTSSGLPVLRQLAAGPWHDDPKFAAEVERLAPRLDHDALFAKALAGRRVALGYYFTQAAEARATGRLPMPALAPQAFPRELNNAARWNGFGANIPLLATAAPAAGFFNVVLDSSEDGVVRSVPLLARYDGPDARPGYYASLALVVHRLIEGSPSALTPVFAPAVSSTDSPAFEALQLGAGESRLSVPIDQSASMLVPFRGPGGARGGSFRYLAAAQVLAGALAPRELEGKVVLIGTTAPGLQDLRSTPVGAVFPGVEVHANIISGLLDHRLFVVPDYAAGYELVTVLAAGLLLAIGLSLLSAPRAFLLGALTAAALAGLNSWLYLDAGLVLPLAAGLVMVPLAFAFSMSWGYFVEARASRSLAELFGTYVPPQLVEEMRADPTRYSMRAQGKQLTVMFCDMRGFTRLSEQMAPVELQAFLNAVFSRLTHIISAQRGTIDKYMGDCVMAFWGAPVDTPGHAALAVEAALQMAAAVREINGTRSDSGRPEISVGIGINTGLMSVGDMGSAVRRSYTVVGDAVNLASRLEGLSSHYGIEIVASAATQSAAPNFVWQELDLVRVKGKARAVRIFAPLALMGDLAKGSHEALVQWARTLDAYRAQDWHRAQHLLAPLLAADAKKVLYQLYAERLASLALRPKDPDWDGATRFDSK